In Dyadobacter sp. CECT 9275, the following proteins share a genomic window:
- a CDS encoding acyl-CoA thioesterase, whose product MLSSEIEIDIRFSETDAMGVVWHGNYLKFFEDGREAFGKAYGLEYLTIFDKGYFTPIVKSEIDHKAPVYYGQKIKVITKYIPAKSAKILFEYEVVNLTTGELCAVGKTMQVFLDKTSRTLELLTPEFYHAWKVANLAQSN is encoded by the coding sequence ATGCTTTCCTCAGAAATTGAAATTGATATCAGATTTAGCGAAACGGATGCGATGGGTGTTGTATGGCACGGTAACTATCTAAAGTTTTTTGAAGATGGAAGGGAGGCTTTCGGAAAGGCCTACGGCCTGGAGTACCTCACTATTTTTGACAAGGGATATTTTACGCCGATCGTGAAGTCGGAGATTGACCATAAGGCACCTGTTTATTACGGGCAGAAAATAAAAGTGATCACAAAGTATATCCCCGCCAAATCTGCTAAAATTCTCTTTGAATATGAAGTAGTTAATCTCACTACCGGCGAGCTTTGTGCTGTAGGGAAAACCATGCAGGTTTTTCTGGACAAAACTTCCCGTACGCTGGAGCTTCTCACACCCGAATTTTATCATGCGTGGAAGGTCGCCAACCTCGCTCAAAGCAACTAG
- a CDS encoding phosphopantetheine-binding protein yields MNVIDVKMSLEEVIEGTRDFLSEEFEVDRNLILPQNSLKETLDLDSLDYVDLVVLIEENLNIKVTGEDFKDIVTFGDFYALVKKKLAL; encoded by the coding sequence ATGAATGTAATTGACGTAAAAATGAGTTTGGAAGAAGTTATTGAAGGGACAAGAGATTTTTTATCCGAAGAATTCGAGGTAGACAGGAATTTAATTCTTCCTCAAAACAGCCTGAAGGAAACTTTGGACCTGGATAGTCTCGATTACGTTGATCTGGTGGTGCTCATTGAAGAGAACCTCAACATTAAAGTAACAGGTGAAGATTTTAAGGATATCGTCACTTTTGGTGACTTTTATGCACTTGTAAAAAAGAAACTTGCACTCTAA
- a CDS encoding LpxL/LpxP family acyltransferase produces the protein MSRWDGKTRGSLTGYKIFLFFIRHLGLGFAYTLLRIVTYYYYLFASGPRNILIQFYQNSFHFSKEKARKLARRNFYIFGQTLVDRAAFLLGKVDTFSHTFENEQYLVDIRNAGKGGILLSAHVGNWETAGNLLKGRITPTINIVMLDAEVESIKKFMQLSTGGPKFNVIPIKNDLSHIISIRNALISNEFVAIHADRYLDGAKFIEMEFLGKTARFPMGPFIIASKFDAPVTFVFATKDGTHSYHLSATEPITVRLKPEQIARQYVQELERKVRQYPEQWFNYYDFFNNG, from the coding sequence ATGAGCCGTTGGGATGGGAAGACCAGAGGGTCCTTAACCGGCTACAAAATATTCCTGTTTTTTATCAGGCATTTGGGTTTGGGCTTTGCCTATACTCTTTTAAGGATAGTAACGTACTATTACTATCTGTTTGCTTCGGGCCCAAGAAATATCCTCATTCAATTTTATCAAAATTCTTTTCACTTTTCAAAGGAGAAGGCCAGAAAACTGGCCCGCAGGAATTTCTATATCTTCGGACAGACGCTTGTGGACAGGGCTGCATTTTTGCTGGGAAAAGTGGATACCTTTAGCCATACCTTTGAAAATGAGCAATACCTGGTGGATATCAGAAATGCCGGTAAGGGAGGCATTCTTTTGAGTGCTCATGTAGGGAACTGGGAAACGGCGGGCAATCTGCTCAAGGGAAGAATTACGCCAACCATCAATATTGTGATGCTGGATGCGGAAGTGGAGAGTATTAAAAAGTTCATGCAATTGTCAACCGGCGGTCCCAAGTTTAATGTGATTCCGATTAAAAATGACCTGTCGCATATTATTTCTATCCGTAATGCGCTGATCAGTAATGAGTTTGTGGCCATTCATGCAGATCGGTATCTGGACGGTGCGAAATTCATAGAGATGGAATTTTTAGGAAAAACAGCCAGATTTCCGATGGGTCCGTTTATTATTGCTTCCAAATTCGATGCGCCAGTAACCTTTGTTTTTGCCACAAAGGACGGAACACACAGTTATCATTTAAGTGCAACGGAGCCAATTACTGTGCGTTTGAAGCCTGAGCAAATTGCCAGACAATACGTGCAGGAACTGGAAAGGAAAGTGAGGCAATACCCTGAGCAATGGTTTAATTACTACGATTTTTTCAATAATGGCTGA
- a CDS encoding beta-ketoacyl-[acyl-carrier-protein] synthase family protein has translation MSNRVVITGIGIYSCLGENLGQVTQSLYAGKSGIIFDKARKDFGFRSALTGMVARPDLKPFLSRRQRMGMHEPAEYAYMATREALETSGLDIDFLDKTETGIIFGNDSTAASVIEATDKVREKRDTTLIGSGAIFQNMNSTVNMNLSTIFKLKGINFTLSAACASGSHSIGMGYLLIQQGLQERVICGGAQEINMESMCSFDGLGTFSTHESEPMKASRPFDRDRDGLIPSGGAATVILESYDAAVKRGAPILAELIGYGFSSNGDHISNPSIDGQVRSLQMALGQAGIGPEAIDYINAHATSTPVGDSSEARAIYEVFGGEVPVSSTKSLTGHECWMAGASEIVYSLLMLQNDFIAPNINFENPDEDSARINIVPETKSHKIDCFLSNSFGFGGTNSTLIVRRITS, from the coding sequence ATGAGTAACAGAGTTGTCATAACGGGTATCGGTATCTACTCTTGTCTGGGTGAAAACCTCGGCCAGGTGACCCAATCGTTATATGCGGGAAAAAGCGGTATCATATTTGACAAGGCACGCAAAGATTTTGGTTTTCGCTCTGCCCTTACGGGAATGGTTGCGCGGCCCGATCTTAAACCGTTTTTGTCGAGAAGGCAGCGCATGGGCATGCATGAACCGGCAGAATATGCTTACATGGCTACCAGAGAAGCGCTGGAGACATCGGGGCTTGATATTGATTTTCTGGACAAAACCGAGACGGGGATCATCTTCGGAAACGACAGTACCGCGGCCTCGGTGATTGAAGCAACCGATAAAGTGCGTGAAAAACGGGATACCACGCTGATTGGGAGCGGAGCCATTTTTCAGAATATGAATAGCACCGTCAATATGAACCTTTCAACCATATTTAAGCTGAAAGGGATCAACTTTACCTTGAGCGCCGCCTGCGCTTCGGGCTCACACTCCATTGGCATGGGTTATCTGCTGATCCAACAGGGCCTGCAGGAAAGGGTGATCTGCGGCGGAGCGCAGGAGATCAACATGGAGTCTATGTGCAGTTTCGATGGTCTGGGCACTTTCTCTACGCACGAATCTGAGCCAATGAAGGCTTCCAGACCTTTTGACCGTGATCGTGACGGCCTGATTCCCAGCGGAGGTGCCGCAACTGTGATACTGGAATCCTATGACGCGGCGGTTAAAAGAGGGGCGCCTATCCTGGCAGAACTCATTGGTTATGGATTTTCATCCAATGGAGACCATATCTCCAATCCAAGTATAGACGGGCAGGTGAGATCCCTGCAAATGGCACTTGGCCAGGCAGGCATAGGGCCAGAGGCCATCGATTATATCAATGCACATGCCACTTCCACGCCGGTAGGGGATAGCAGTGAGGCCAGGGCTATTTATGAGGTTTTCGGCGGGGAAGTACCAGTGAGTTCCACCAAGTCGTTAACAGGGCATGAATGCTGGATGGCCGGAGCGAGTGAGATCGTTTACTCTTTGCTGATGCTCCAGAACGATTTTATTGCTCCTAATATCAATTTTGAAAATCCTGATGAAGATTCGGCCAGGATCAACATCGTTCCCGAAACAAAATCTCACAAAATCGACTGTTTTTTATCCAATTCATTCGGTTTTGGAGGTACCAACTCCACGCTGATCGTGAGGCGCATTACTTCGTAA
- the fabG gene encoding 3-oxoacyl-ACP reductase FabG, giving the protein MSVALVTGASRGLGRAIAVQLAKDHGLYILVNYSANKDAAEETLREIQNTGGEGELLQFNVQTKTEVDEALNKWREQNEGKHISVLVNNAGVTRDGLFMWMPEKDWDDVMNISAKGLYNVTQNAIQQMLRKRSGRIVNIASVSGMKGVAGQTNYSAAKGAIVAATKALAQEVAKRKITVNAVAPGFITSDMTKDLNEDELKQMIPMNRFGKAEEVAHLVSFLVSDKAAYITGEVININGGIYS; this is encoded by the coding sequence ATGAGCGTTGCGTTAGTTACCGGTGCATCCAGAGGGCTGGGAAGAGCAATTGCGGTTCAGTTGGCCAAGGATCACGGGTTGTATATACTTGTTAATTATTCTGCAAATAAGGACGCTGCTGAGGAAACCCTGCGCGAAATACAAAACACCGGAGGCGAAGGTGAACTACTCCAGTTTAATGTACAGACAAAAACGGAGGTAGACGAGGCGCTTAACAAATGGAGAGAGCAGAACGAAGGAAAACACATTAGTGTTCTGGTGAATAATGCAGGAGTAACACGCGACGGTCTTTTTATGTGGATGCCCGAAAAGGATTGGGACGATGTCATGAATATTTCCGCCAAGGGGCTGTATAATGTAACGCAGAATGCCATCCAGCAGATGTTGCGCAAACGTTCCGGCAGGATCGTCAACATTGCGTCGGTATCGGGGATGAAGGGTGTGGCCGGGCAGACCAATTATTCGGCTGCCAAAGGAGCCATTGTTGCAGCCACCAAAGCTTTGGCACAGGAAGTTGCCAAAAGGAAAATTACAGTGAATGCCGTGGCACCGGGTTTCATTACCAGTGATATGACGAAGGATCTGAACGAAGACGAGTTAAAACAGATGATTCCGATGAACCGCTTTGGAAAAGCGGAAGAGGTGGCCCATCTGGTGAGTTTTCTTGTTTCCGATAAAGCCGCTTATATTACCGGCGAGGTAATTAATATCAATGGAGGAATTTATTCTTAG